CGTTCTCCCCTACCACATTGCGAGGacccctctttcttcataCCTGCAACGAGAGTATCTTTCGTTCCTACAGGCCTATAGCAGGCACCGCAGTGAGGGTAGACTCGGAGGTGAGGCTTTAAACCCGTAGAATGGGAACCTTGAGACATGGTTGGTAGCTTATAGCAGTTTTTTTCTGGGGCGATAGATCTGAGCCTTGACGTGGCAGTAATGATGGCAATGTCGGTTTTATTTTGGAGAGTGCTCTCGAAGAAAGATGTTGAATCATTACGAAGTCTGATAGCTGAGATCTTGGATGGCCTACCACATAGAGATGCTACCACGTGTAATGAACTACaatatactcgtactttgtAAACTCTGATGAGCTGGGTGGCTGGGTACGATGTCTGCATGTAAATTTCTCAATTCCGCTCTGGCTGGCCTTCCGGCCACAATTGTATACATGGCATTGGGGTATTTCCATGTATTCTCTTGCTTGGAGAAACTCTGCTGAATCGTGGTGCATGGCGTTGGCCTTGGGGAAGCATTGTCTCTTACACATAGGTGCGCATCGGCGTCTACATATATGTACCTATACATATTTGCAGTGTCGGGATAAAAAAGTTTGATCTGACAAAATCGTGCCAGTCATTAGAAGATGACTACATGTAGGCTAGGTAGCTCCCGAAGCTTAAAGCAACGGGATTCAAGGTACATGGCTGCTTCTCTAAGCCTCTGTTGCTCCCTTAGGATCTTCTAGTTATCCCGGCTCTATACACGTATCGATAGAATGGCTGACCGAAGATGTACGTTTGTGATGGTTCCTGACGGATAAGTGGAGAATAGAAACCCGGCGATGGATATCGATCATTTTACGGGCCATCTCAGGTTTGGCGGAGATTGGCTCAAGATTTGGTGGAGATTTACTTGTCGATTGGTGGACCGAGCAAGTCCTGCGTCACATGCGAAAAAGGATATGGATAGGTCAAGTctctcaatctctctctctccatctgtAGATACTTATCCTGAGGCGTCGTTATAATTCCCTCGTTCAGCCACCTGCGGAGTATCGCACAAATATTcggccaaagaagaagggataTGCTCTCCAGCTAAAAGATTAATATTCTTGATTCGCGCTATTCATACGCAACGGCCAAAGTTGCCTTTCATCATGGATCCTTCTGCTTATGGTTTTAGCGGAGCAGTGGTGTGCGGCTTTGGCCAGTCGATTTGGTAGCCAATCAGTATCACTTCTGTATGAGTGCAGGACGGACTCCGGAGCAAATATTTCGTCGGCCATTCCGGGCAAAGCGGACAATACAGTACCTAGTAGCTACAGTATGACGGACGATGCACGTCGATGGATACACGTACTTTGCAGCGACCACAGCCTCACACATCATAGACTGGAGGAATAGTAGCAGTGAAGAGAAGATAGAAACCGTGTGCGCTGTTTATCACCATTCATCATTACCAAGGCGCATATACTCAATGGTTTGTTAGAGGCCGGTCAGAGCCTCTCTGGCTTACTTGTCCATTGATATCATGTGCTGCGAAACCGTGGCCTTTTACAGGGACCTTCTGCAGGTCACCCGCCACTGAGCTCAACAAAACTGCCCCCTAAATCGCGGACCCCTAAAAACCAACACTAATAGGGACTTGCACATGTGCTCTCAATCCATGACCGCTTGACCTGgacttttcttctttgttcatcacttctctctcttacatactcgtacttggcacATTCATAATAAAACAAACGCCAATTCCCTCTTTATCTCTCAttgtcgtcatcgccatcgtcactGTCAGCCTCTTGCATCGCATCACTTCGCTATCGCATTCGCTGTATTATCGCGTGCGCCACCCCCCATCTGCACCGTCTTCTCGGAATCCGGATACGCCAAACCCCGAGCCAGGTGCATCTAAACTCCGTCCGTCCCTCCGCCAGCCAGCCCAAATCCGGCCCTGCGACACGAACGAATTGCGTGGCCAGAGTCGAGAACTCGACATTTGTTTGGTCATACGGGTGCCtggtgcctttttttcttacatTATAAGCTGCGCTCCGCCCAAAAGCTCGCTCTTAGGCAATGCTCAAGACGCAGACCGTTACAGCGATTCTGCACCGATCGCGGCTCAacttcaacatcaccacctcttcatcctctctccCCGCCACAGCATCCAAAATGTCCACCACCGAAAATGCGATCCGGGCTCACCCGCCGCCGGACGCACCTGAAGAGCTGCGGCAACAgcggcctcagcagcagccgtcaGGCGCATACTTTCCTCTGGGATACAAGGAAGCTGCCTATCAATGGGTATGTAGTAGATCTTGAGTTGCTAATTCGCCTCGTTCATGTCTGTGTAGACTTATGCTAACCAAGATCTCATATCTAGTGGTCGAGCGTCACGCCATCCATGGCCGAGCGCAACGTGCTCAAGCACATTCCCTTTCTCAAAGAGGCCACCACCAGCATGGGCAGCCTCTCTACCCCCGACACGGCCGATTCTTTCGGCACCAGAATATGGAGGCGGTCTCTGGTCCAGCTCTCCGGCAAGAACCGCGCTCTCAACGAATTCTCCGTTGAGCGTGTTGGTGAGGAGGCCGAAGAGACGCTGGTCATGGTCCACGGCTACGGTGCTGGCCTGGGCTTCTTCTACAAGAACTTCGAGCCCATCTCCCGCATCCCCGGCCTGAAGCTGTACGCCCTCGACATGCTGGGCATGGGCAACTCGTCCAGGCCGCCGTTCAAGATCCacgccaaggacaaggagggcaaggttATCGAGGCGGAGAACTTTTTCATCGACGCCCTGGAGGAGTGGCGTAAGGCAAGGAAGATTGAGCGCTTTACCCTGCTGGGTCACTCCCTGGGTGGTTACTTGGCCGTCTCCTATGCCCTCAAGTATCCGGGAcacttgaagaagctcattcttgcttctcctgTCGGTATCCCAGAAGACCCGTATGCCGTCAACGCCGCTCTCCCCGAACCCGGCGAATCCACGATGCAGAACGAGTTTACCGTAGACCAGCAAACCACGACCACCACCAAGAACGGTGCCGCCGTTCCGCCCAAACGCCCTTATCCCAGCTGGCTTGTCTGGCTCTGGGACGCCAACGTATCGCCTTTCAGCATTGTGCGAATGGCTGGCCCTCTTGGTCCACGATTCGTATCTGGCTGGACTTCCCGACGATTCAACCACCTCCCCGCTGAGGAAGCCCAAACCCTGCACGACTACTcgttttccatcttcaagcagAAGGGCAGCGGTGAATATGCCTTGGCATATATTCTAGCACCAGGGGCGTTCGCTCGCCGACCAGTCATCAACCGCATCCAGAATGTTGGCCGACAGCCCATCACCGGACCAGACGGCCAGACTGTTGCCAAGGAGACCGGCATCCCCATCGTCTTCATGTACGGAGAGAATGACTGGATGGATGTTGCCGGAGGTCTTGCTGCcgaggagaagctgaagcagctcaaggccaacatTATGCGCACCGGcacagaagaggagaagcgcaacGAGAACGGAAGCTGCAAGGTTGTCATTATCCCCAAGGCCGGCCACCACCTATACCTTGACAATGCCgaattcttcaacaacattatgaggaaggagatggaagatgttAAAGCGacggagaagcgcaagcaagcagcggcGTCATCATAGACATTTCTGGTTTCGACTATTTCTTGATTCTTTCAAAGGGCATTTATACATTGGCATAAAGCGaggtgctttttttttcttctcttttgcttttttttttcctttttacAGGATACACggcgttgaagatgatggaaatGGACTAATATGGGTAAAGACATTATGGCATGAGGTTGATATATGTATGTGGGGGTGTATGTATACTTTTTGGTGTTGGGGAAGGGGAATAACAAAGCGGCTTTACACAAATATGCGTTCATAGAACTTAATAGATGGCTAGCAGCCAGTTTACAAGAGAATCAAGACCATTAACATATCACACTTTATTGTACACCAAACTGCAATTGTGCTCAATATAATTCATTTGGATATTTTCTCATTGCTTCATGACATATTCCGCATCCTATGCCGACTCTTACTCCACCGTCACCTCAACCTTGGTCTTGTCTACCCCATCGCATCAGCACTGGATTGATTCATCTCAAGCATCAAGATATATGTACTCACAGAAAGCAACGTGATCCCTCAAATCAACAGCGCCCGCCAAAGGCTCCTTATAATACCACGCCGCATTCTCATGCTTTGCACCTACAAAAGTCACACTCCATCAGCAAACTCACTCACAACAAAAAGCTCTATATAGGTAGAAATATAACTCActgccaacatcaatgcTGTAATAGCTCGCATCTCCCTTCCACGGACACCAGGTCGTCAAGTCCGTACCCTGGAAATACTCCTTCTTGACGCTCTCCGGAGGAAAATACACGTTGCCTTCCGTCTCGCGCCACTCCGTGGCCTCGGCGACGACGGTGCCGTTGATGCGCGCCGTGGCGTGGCCGGTTCGCGGGACTACGGGCTTGCCCATTTTGCGGAAGAGAGGTCGGAGGAACGAAATGATGAATGTGATTTTCTGACGAAAAGAATACAGGTAATTAATTTACCTGCTTGGTTGGTAGGTTGATGAGTTTTAGTATAGAATTGGTGTTTAGGGGTTTATTCGAATGTTGTACGTTGGGAATACTTGcaagatatatatatcagAACAGACTGAACTGCCGGCATGTGGCTGAGACAAGAGCTAAAATGAGAGATCCAATTGATTTCTAATGCTGCAACATATCCATTGATTCAACTTGCCTTCCATCTCGTCAGCTGCGGGGTCAAGCTGCCGTTTCGTCATCGCGCCAACAAGTGCTGAAATAGATTCcaaatcaaatcatccaGGACCCCTGATTCCAACTGTCATCATACAGATAGTCGTCTTTTCAATATCCTCATGTGGCAAGACATGTTCACGGAAAAAGCCGTATTTGAGATATATCAATTCATATTAATGCGTATCAATTCAACTTCGTATGTCTACATATTAAATCATGAAGAGCA
This genomic stretch from Trichoderma breve strain T069 chromosome 1, whole genome shotgun sequence harbors:
- a CDS encoding alpha/beta hydrolase fold domain-containing protein, which encodes MLKTQTVTAILHRSRLNFNITTSSSSLPATASKMSTTENAIRAHPPPDAPEELRQQRPQQQPSGAYFPLGYKEAAYQWWSSVTPSMAERNVLKHIPFLKEATTSMGSLSTPDTADSFGTRIWRRSLVQLSGKNRALNEFSVERVGEEAEETLVMVHGYGAGLGFFYKNFEPISRIPGLKLYALDMLGMGNSSRPPFKIHAKDKEGKVIEAENFFIDALEEWRKARKIERFTLLGHSLGGYLAVSYALKYPGHLKKLILASPVGIPEDPYAVNAALPEPGESTMQNEFTVDQQTTTTTKNGAAVPPKRPYPSWLVWLWDANVSPFSIVRMAGPLGPRFVSGWTSRRFNHLPAEEAQTLHDYSFSIFKQKGSGEYALAYILAPGAFARRPVINRIQNVGRQPITGPDGQTVAKETGIPIVFMYGENDWMDVAGGLAAEEKLKQLKANIMRTGTEEEKRNENGSCKVVIIPKAGHHLYLDNAEFFNNIMRKEMEDVKATEKRKQAAASS